A portion of the Bdellovibrionales bacterium genome contains these proteins:
- a CDS encoding pilus assembly protein PilP, which yields MTGKIQYFSVGVVGFGLAMYLASQFITPSFSQSPAPTPQGSNTPPNSEGPENLTVNPNPTTSASPDGSINPAPAQVPAGASAPEASFTPPGATGVPTQTGGENEAKAPVPRFTDFQTFLEPFIYDPKNRKDPFKPYVEIDSLDQGEMQGPLLPLQRFDLNEIHLVGIIWDVGSPQAMFLDPTNTVHIIGKNERIGRNNGYIAMIREGEVVIVEATRKEDEVIYTTTVMKISR from the coding sequence ATGACCGGGAAAATTCAGTATTTTAGCGTAGGCGTAGTTGGATTTGGCCTTGCTATGTATTTGGCCTCGCAGTTTATCACTCCATCCTTTTCTCAGAGTCCAGCTCCAACTCCCCAGGGAAGCAATACACCTCCAAATTCGGAGGGACCAGAGAATTTGACTGTGAATCCAAATCCAACAACATCTGCATCGCCAGATGGGTCTATTAACCCAGCACCTGCGCAGGTTCCTGCTGGTGCTTCAGCTCCAGAGGCTTCTTTTACTCCTCCAGGTGCGACTGGTGTTCCTACGCAGACGGGAGGAGAAAATGAGGCCAAAGCTCCCGTTCCTCGGTTTACTGACTTTCAAACCTTTCTGGAGCCCTTCATTTATGATCCGAAAAACCGCAAGGACCCATTCAAGCCCTACGTCGAGATTGATTCGCTCGATCAGGGCGAGATGCAAGGCCCTCTGCTTCCTTTGCAGAGATTTGATCTCAACGAGATCCATTTGGTGGGTATTATCTGGGACGTAGGATCACCGCAGGCGATGTTCCTTGATCCAACCAATACGGTTCATATCATAGGTAAGAACGAAAGGATTGGCCGAAACAACGGTTATATTGCTATGATTCGTGAGGGCGAGGTTGTGATCGTCGAGGCGACTCGCAAAGAGGATGAAGTGATTTATACAACGACCGTGATGAAAATTTCAAGATAG
- the pilO gene encoding type 4a pilus biogenesis protein PilO translates to MTLAERLQQQLTFGKALGLGLFFAGLYYSIGYNSGSTLKLAIEKAKEQIQDSETEIKTLENQISRIATMRKVMEVLGEEFESFLSYIPEKLSLPELMRMISTEARAAGVSVNGIGELQNLTAQAKQPGADRQFYEEMGVEVELQGTYSQILLFLSYLTKLDKILTISQLSMVSQAKIGDRESPIITFRCQIKGYRYVKNEPTASTEPAKQ, encoded by the coding sequence ATGACCTTAGCGGAACGTCTCCAGCAGCAATTGACTTTTGGTAAGGCGCTTGGATTAGGACTATTTTTCGCCGGTCTTTACTATTCTATCGGATATAACAGTGGGTCTACGCTGAAGTTGGCCATTGAGAAAGCTAAGGAGCAGATTCAGGATTCTGAAACTGAAATAAAAACTTTAGAAAATCAGATCAGCCGAATCGCTACGATGAGGAAAGTGATGGAAGTTCTGGGCGAGGAGTTTGAGTCTTTTCTCTCTTATATACCAGAGAAACTCAGTTTACCTGAGCTTATGCGGATGATCTCAACGGAGGCCCGAGCCGCGGGGGTCAGCGTGAATGGAATTGGAGAACTTCAGAATCTGACTGCCCAGGCTAAACAGCCTGGGGCTGATCGTCAGTTCTATGAAGAGATGGGAGTTGAAGTTGAACTGCAAGGCACTTACTCTCAAATTCTATTGTTTCTTTCGTATTTAACAAAGTTGGACAAAATTCTAACTATTTCACAATTATCCATGGTCAGTCAGGCCAAGATTGGAGATAGGGAATCGCCAATCATCACTTTTAGGTGTCAGATCAAAGGTTACCGCTACGTAAAGAATGAGCCGACTGCGTCAACCGAACCCGCGAAGCAATGA
- a CDS encoding PilN domain-containing protein has translation MIRINLLKNRSIASGGDTTYAITVEKGAGSEVQKEAVIKIMLMSVFTVILVFFESNNVDNLKKEEQVFAIQLEELQAKVKKLKEEANKVSEFERQGKELEDKMKIMKALSRTRLRELKALDFLQTMIPERVWLNSLDYIDEKFRLKGLALTDDDLTDLIQALDKSSFFSEVVLLQAKETTSRDGTLKNFELTTTIEGQE, from the coding sequence ATGATTAGGATAAACCTGCTTAAAAATAGATCGATAGCGAGCGGTGGTGATACCACTTATGCTATTACGGTTGAAAAAGGGGCTGGAAGCGAAGTTCAAAAAGAAGCCGTCATCAAGATTATGCTGATGTCAGTTTTCACTGTGATTCTCGTGTTCTTTGAAAGCAATAACGTAGACAATTTAAAAAAAGAAGAACAGGTTTTTGCTATACAGCTTGAAGAGTTACAAGCAAAGGTAAAAAAGCTAAAGGAAGAAGCGAACAAGGTCTCTGAATTTGAAAGGCAAGGAAAAGAGCTTGAAGACAAGATGAAGATCATGAAGGCTCTTTCTAGAACACGATTGAGGGAGTTGAAGGCACTGGATTTTTTGCAAACAATGATACCTGAAAGAGTTTGGCTAAATAGTTTGGATTATATCGACGAGAAGTTTCGCCTGAAAGGCCTAGCCCTAACTGATGACGATTTGACCGATTTGATTCAGGCTCTAGATAAGAGCTCATTTTTCTCTGAGGTTGTGCTTTTGCAAGCGAAAGAAACGACGTCAAGAGATGGTACCTTAAAGAATTTTGAGTTGACGACAACCATTGAGGGGCAGGAATGA
- the pilM gene encoding type IV pilus assembly protein PilM → MFFSSKKIIGLDVGTSTIKIAELDVSRSGAKLVSFGLTPTPAGGVSSGEVLDSQIVADAIRRMMSEVKTKRRHVSTGLWGSSVIVKKISIPRMDESLVAEQIRWEAEQYIPFDVNDVNLEYKVLEKINQSAETMDIILIAARQEHVFRYAEIVESSGLICSILDVGGFALANCFEKNYGIMEGQVVCLLNIGASVINYVVFENGEVVFCRDVPVGGGTYNAEIQKAMGVTIEEAEALKIAFSSGQPGPEELGKIILSTHDVVCDEVQASLDFFRNTSNSGAITQCFVTGGGSRTGGLVDALSKRMGVRIESFNPFISITYNDRVFSPDYIAQVRDFSAVAIGLGMREIGDS, encoded by the coding sequence ATGTTTTTCTCGAGCAAAAAGATCATCGGCCTCGACGTTGGTACCAGTACGATCAAGATTGCTGAACTTGATGTTAGTCGTTCGGGAGCAAAATTGGTTTCTTTTGGACTTACGCCGACTCCCGCTGGTGGAGTTTCTAGTGGCGAAGTCTTGGATTCTCAAATTGTTGCCGATGCAATTCGCAGAATGATGAGCGAGGTAAAGACAAAGCGTCGCCACGTTTCAACGGGGCTATGGGGTTCTTCGGTCATCGTCAAGAAAATTTCGATTCCACGCATGGATGAGAGTTTAGTTGCCGAGCAGATCAGATGGGAAGCTGAACAGTATATTCCTTTCGATGTGAATGACGTTAACCTAGAATACAAGGTCTTGGAGAAGATCAATCAGAGCGCTGAAACAATGGACATCATTCTTATTGCAGCTCGGCAGGAACATGTATTTCGGTACGCAGAGATCGTTGAGAGTTCGGGTTTGATCTGTTCGATTTTGGATGTTGGCGGATTTGCCTTAGCCAATTGTTTTGAGAAAAATTACGGGATTATGGAGGGACAGGTTGTCTGTTTGCTCAACATTGGCGCAAGCGTTATAAATTATGTTGTTTTTGAAAATGGAGAGGTTGTTTTTTGTAGAGATGTGCCTGTGGGCGGCGGGACCTATAACGCTGAGATTCAAAAGGCAATGGGAGTCACTATTGAGGAGGCGGAGGCCTTGAAAATTGCGTTTTCTTCTGGGCAGCCAGGACCCGAGGAATTGGGCAAAATCATTCTTAGTACTCACGATGTCGTTTGCGATGAGGTCCAGGCCAGTCTTGATTTTTTTAGAAATACCTCGAATTCCGGTGCGATAACACAATGTTTTGTGACTGGTGGCGGATCGCGAACCGGAGGTTTGGTGGATGCCTTATCCAAGCGGATGGGTGTTCGAATCGAGAGCTTCAATCCCTTTATTTCCATTACCTACAATGATCGGGTTTTTTCACCAGATTACATCGCACAGGTTCGTGATTTTTCGGCCGTTGCTATTGGGCTCGGAATGCGGGAGATAGGGGATTCATGA
- a CDS encoding prepilin peptidase, whose protein sequence is MPDFASLETWLVFVSIFLFGSIFGSFANVLIHRVPLKKNVAWPGSACPKCGVSISWRDNIPILSWLVLKGKCRNCQQSISFRYPFVEFLSGILLASLYLRLGFSWTFAEYSLFVFGLIVVSFIDCDHMLLPDVFTWPGIALGLLGAAISPERSFYESLAGFGMGFGFLWAVAYVYLVLRKEEGMGGGDIKLMGWIGAVLGWQSVPFVILASSIIGSLVGIALAIRRKGGLKSTIPFGPYLAFSAVLYIFGGESIGRWYLGFFLPSLFPPN, encoded by the coding sequence TTGCCTGACTTTGCAAGCCTTGAAACTTGGCTGGTCTTTGTTTCTATTTTTTTGTTTGGTTCCATTTTTGGCAGCTTTGCCAATGTTTTAATCCACCGAGTGCCGCTAAAGAAAAACGTAGCTTGGCCAGGAAGCGCCTGCCCAAAATGTGGTGTTTCGATTTCTTGGAGAGACAATATTCCGATTCTCTCTTGGTTGGTGCTTAAGGGAAAGTGCCGAAATTGTCAGCAGTCCATCTCCTTTAGATATCCATTCGTCGAGTTCCTTTCAGGTATTCTTTTGGCAAGCTTGTACCTTCGTCTGGGATTTTCCTGGACCTTTGCAGAGTATTCTCTGTTTGTCTTTGGATTGATCGTTGTCTCCTTTATCGATTGCGATCACATGCTTTTGCCCGATGTTTTTACTTGGCCTGGAATTGCGCTTGGGCTTCTGGGGGCTGCGATTTCTCCTGAGAGAAGCTTTTATGAATCCTTGGCTGGATTTGGGATGGGATTTGGATTTCTATGGGCCGTGGCCTATGTCTACTTGGTATTGCGCAAAGAGGAAGGAATGGGAGGCGGAGATATTAAGCTCATGGGTTGGATTGGGGCCGTTTTAGGTTGGCAAAGCGTTCCATTTGTGATTCTAGCTTCCAGCATAATCGGTAGTCTTGTCGGTATAGCCCTAGCAATTAGGAGAAAGGGTGGGCTAAAGAGCACGATTCCATTTGGTCCTTATCTCGCATTTTCAGCAGTTCTCTACATTTTTGGCGGAGAAAGTATCGGGCGGTGGTATCTCGGGTTCTTTCTGCCAAGCCTTTTTCCCCCCAATTGA